One Calditrichia bacterium DNA window includes the following coding sequences:
- a CDS encoding tetratricopeptide repeat protein — METAKQELGTEHPEVAKLLNNLAFLHRFQAKYEESERYYREALAIDQNLYGDDQPQVAADYNNLAELFKTQGRFDAAEEYYRKALHIWQRHLGNKDATVATVLNNLGGVYYAQARYDLARTYYLRSLEMWKSIHGENHKNVATSLNNLAELHKQTENYEEAKTLLRQAISILENQLGKDHPLVATSINNLANIYKTMGQRSEAKSLYLRALHILENASSTSHPNLATTLNNLALLYEGERNYSLAENHFHRALDILRNVYGESHPKVARLMNNLGYLYKTQGKYSQAEPLYQQALAIDEKSFGPDHTEVAADLNNLAGLLQSQGRYSESEKHYRHALEIWEAALGELHPNVAMARNNLAIVLQSQGKFESAETLFQDALSFYEANSNADPSSLASALNNLGGLYKSQSKYKDAEKLYHRALALRKEVYGNEHPDVAESLNNLAELYKAQGKFVQAEPLYKTVINIDEKRLGRDHPDFAVDLNNLGTFYLDQGKYGEAEPFYNDALEISKRQLGCDHPDVGMNLHNMASLYRAQGKFNDAEKYYLEALEIWERTLGEDHPNIATLLHNLAEFYQSTDQFDKAEPMYHRALSIREKTLNPDHPDIAASLNNLGSFYFLQKKYDEAEDMFNQALAIWEKTLGKEHSHTATCLNNLAELYRAQFKYEQAEPLYKEALRIWEKNEGLSTMNVAVCLNSLSLMYELQGRFEEAEPLLNCSLLILQNNYGKTDPQLLTVIENLAVLYQKIGKYDKAKELEERADHIKTIHRLK, encoded by the coding sequence TTGGAAACAGCCAAGCAAGAGCTTGGCACCGAACACCCGGAAGTTGCAAAATTGCTGAATAATTTGGCGTTTTTGCACCGTTTTCAGGCGAAATACGAAGAATCCGAACGGTATTATCGCGAAGCATTGGCGATTGACCAAAACCTTTATGGCGATGACCAGCCGCAAGTTGCCGCCGATTACAATAATCTCGCCGAATTGTTCAAAACGCAGGGACGTTTTGACGCCGCAGAAGAATACTACCGCAAAGCATTGCATATTTGGCAACGGCATTTGGGAAATAAAGATGCAACCGTTGCTACCGTGCTGAACAATCTGGGTGGCGTATATTACGCGCAAGCGCGATACGACCTCGCACGCACCTATTATTTGCGTTCGCTGGAAATGTGGAAGTCCATTCATGGCGAAAATCACAAAAATGTGGCGACCTCTCTGAACAATCTCGCCGAGTTGCACAAACAAACCGAAAATTACGAAGAAGCCAAAACGCTGCTGCGTCAGGCGATCAGTATTCTGGAAAATCAGTTGGGGAAAGATCACCCGCTGGTTGCCACGTCCATTAATAATTTGGCAAATATTTACAAAACGATGGGACAGCGCAGCGAAGCTAAGTCTTTGTATTTACGCGCGTTGCACATTCTGGAAAATGCATCCAGCACCAGCCATCCCAATTTGGCAACGACGTTGAACAACCTTGCATTATTATATGAAGGCGAGCGGAATTACAGCCTCGCAGAAAATCATTTTCACCGTGCGTTGGATATTTTGCGCAATGTTTACGGCGAATCGCATCCGAAAGTGGCGCGATTGATGAACAATTTGGGATATCTGTACAAGACCCAGGGCAAATACAGCCAGGCAGAGCCGTTGTATCAACAGGCGCTGGCTATCGACGAAAAAAGTTTTGGTCCGGACCACACGGAAGTGGCAGCGGACCTGAACAATCTGGCCGGTTTGCTGCAATCGCAGGGGCGTTATAGTGAATCGGAAAAACACTATCGCCATGCGCTGGAAATTTGGGAAGCAGCGTTGGGTGAGTTGCACCCGAATGTGGCAATGGCGCGGAACAATCTGGCAATCGTGCTGCAAAGCCAGGGCAAATTTGAATCTGCGGAAACGCTGTTCCAAGATGCGCTGTCGTTTTACGAAGCCAATTCCAACGCCGATCCCTCGTCGCTGGCGAGTGCGCTCAACAATTTGGGCGGGTTGTATAAATCGCAAAGCAAATACAAAGATGCGGAAAAATTGTATCACCGTGCACTGGCGTTGCGGAAAGAAGTTTATGGCAACGAACACCCGGATGTGGCGGAATCGCTGAACAATCTGGCGGAATTATACAAAGCACAGGGCAAATTTGTGCAGGCGGAACCGCTCTACAAAACCGTCATCAATATTGATGAAAAACGGCTCGGGCGCGATCATCCGGATTTCGCGGTGGACCTGAACAATCTCGGCACGTTTTATCTGGATCAGGGCAAATACGGCGAAGCGGAACCGTTTTACAACGATGCGCTGGAAATCAGCAAACGCCAGCTCGGCTGCGATCACCCGGATGTCGGCATGAATTTGCACAATATGGCATCGCTGTATCGCGCGCAGGGCAAGTTTAATGATGCGGAAAAATACTATCTGGAAGCGTTGGAAATCTGGGAACGCACACTCGGCGAGGATCACCCGAACATCGCTACGCTGCTGCACAATCTGGCGGAATTTTATCAATCGACAGATCAGTTTGACAAAGCCGAGCCGATGTATCACCGCGCGCTGTCCATCCGCGAAAAAACGCTCAATCCCGATCACCCGGATATCGCAGCATCGCTGAACAATCTCGGCAGCTTCTATTTTCTGCAAAAAAAATACGACGAAGCCGAAGACATGTTTAACCAGGCGCTGGCGATTTGGGAAAAAACGCTCGGCAAAGAGCATTCGCACACGGCAACCTGCCTCAACAATCTGGCGGAATTGTATCGCGCACAGTTCAAATACGAACAGGCGGAGCCGCTTTACAAAGAGGCGCTGCGCATCTGGGAAAAGAACGAAGGCTTGAGCACGATGAACGTAGCGGTATGCCTGAACAGCCTTTCGCTGATGTATGAATTGCAGGGACGTTTTGAGGAAGCCGAACCACTGCTGAATTGCTCGCTGCTCATCCTGCAAAACAATTACGGAAAAACCGATCCGCAACTGCTGACCGTGATTGAAAATTTAGCGGTGCTGTATCAAAAAATCGGGAAGTATGACAAAGCGAAGGAATTGGAAGAACGCGCGGATCACATCAAAACGATCCATCGATTGAAATAA
- a CDS encoding GIY-YIG nuclease family protein translates to MTNTQKAWIYILKCADGSFYTGSTEDIQKRLYEHQSGIGSEWTRKRLPIELVFSQEMADIHQAFLAEQQIKNWSRAKKIALINGEWNLLTYFAKKPKFRKNDG, encoded by the coding sequence ATGACAAATACACAGAAAGCCTGGATTTACATCCTGAAATGTGCAGATGGCTCATTTTACACCGGAAGCACTGAGGATATACAAAAACGGCTATACGAACACCAAAGTGGTATCGGCAGCGAATGGACCCGTAAACGATTGCCAATAGAACTCGTTTTTTCTCAAGAAATGGCTGACATTCATCAGGCATTTTTAGCTGAACAGCAAATCAAAAATTGGTCCCGTGCAAAAAAAATTGCACTCATCAATGGCGAATGGAATTTGCTGACATATTTTGCAAAAAAACCAAAATTTCGAAAAAATGACGGATAA
- a CDS encoding ABC transporter ATP-binding protein, translating into MELTNEIVIETRQLTKTYQVGDVSVRALRGVDFTVRRGEFVAIMGASGSGKSTLMNLIGCLDEPSDGDYFLDNKHVNTLGKDEYADIRNQKIGFVFQGFNLLARTSALENVELPLMYDRQQRIANPRKAAIAALEKVGLGDRMDHVPNQLSGGQQQRVAIARALVNQPAIVLADEPTGNLDSFTSVDVMSVFQELNDQGITIILVTHEPDIAEYAKRIIRMRDGVIVKDTPVQNRRNAKTDLETMNAVVETD; encoded by the coding sequence ATGGAATTGACCAACGAAATTGTCATCGAAACGCGGCAGTTGACCAAAACGTATCAGGTTGGCGATGTGTCTGTACGGGCGTTGCGCGGGGTGGATTTCACCGTTCGGCGCGGCGAATTTGTGGCGATTATGGGCGCGTCCGGCTCCGGCAAATCCACGCTGATGAACCTCATCGGCTGTTTGGATGAGCCTTCCGACGGCGATTATTTTCTCGATAACAAACACGTCAACACGCTCGGCAAAGATGAATACGCGGATATTCGCAACCAGAAAATTGGGTTTGTGTTTCAGGGATTCAACTTGCTGGCGCGAACATCGGCGCTGGAAAATGTGGAATTACCGCTGATGTACGATCGCCAGCAGCGAATTGCCAATCCCCGGAAAGCAGCCATCGCTGCGCTGGAAAAAGTGGGGCTCGGCGACCGGATGGATCATGTGCCAAACCAGCTATCCGGCGGACAGCAGCAACGGGTTGCCATTGCCCGGGCGCTGGTCAACCAACCGGCGATTGTGCTGGCAGACGAACCCACCGGCAACCTCGACAGCTTCACTTCGGTGGATGTGATGTCCGTTTTTCAGGAATTGAACGATCAGGGCATCACCATCATTTTAGTGACGCACGAACCGGATATTGCGGAATATGCCAAACGCATTATCCGCATGCGCGATGGCGTAATTGTAAAAGATACGCCGGTGCAAAACCGCCGCAACGCTAAAACCGATCTGGAAACCATGAACGCCGTCGTTGAGACGGATTAG
- a CDS encoding efflux RND transporter periplasmic adaptor subunit, which produces MKRKIIIGAILLILLAAAGSASFGFFTKKAKTEYLFAEITRGNLESTISSTGTLSPVTTVEVGTQVSGTLAHIYADFNDEVRRGQLLAVIDTVNLKTSVLTAKADLNRAQAQLDKAISDYNRNKPLFEKGFLAESEFLQYDINLKTQRAALVSSEANLQRAEQNLKYAFIYSPINGTVIQRNVEQGQTVAASLSAPTLFEIAEDLSKMEILAEVDESDIGTIKIGLPVRFEVQAYPDKIFNGSVRQVRLKPAVVSNVVTYTVVIDAPNDDNLLLPGMTATVDFVVEQKNDVLLVPNAALRFQPSEAEMTAFRERRQKEMEALPDSVRERRSGRGDGGNRGGDFGGRGGNSARGGRSGSDFKQVWFIDDAGNLAMAMMRAGSTDGSNTEIARSRSLEEGMKVITGTSSGTTETSTRRQQSGGFGPPRRGF; this is translated from the coding sequence ATGAAACGAAAAATCATTATCGGCGCCATTTTGCTGATTTTACTCGCGGCAGCGGGAAGCGCATCGTTCGGTTTTTTCACCAAAAAAGCAAAGACCGAATACCTGTTTGCGGAAATCACCCGGGGAAATCTGGAAAGCACAATTTCCAGCACGGGCACGCTCAGTCCGGTGACAACGGTTGAAGTCGGCACGCAGGTTTCCGGCACGCTGGCACATATTTACGCCGATTTTAACGACGAAGTGCGTCGCGGGCAATTGCTGGCAGTGATCGATACGGTTAACCTGAAAACGTCGGTTTTGACCGCAAAAGCGGATCTGAACCGGGCGCAGGCGCAGCTGGACAAAGCGATTTCCGATTACAACCGCAACAAACCGCTGTTCGAAAAAGGATTTTTGGCGGAGTCGGAATTTTTGCAATACGACATCAACCTGAAAACGCAGCGGGCTGCGCTGGTGTCATCGGAAGCGAACCTGCAGCGGGCGGAACAGAATTTGAAATACGCGTTCATTTATTCGCCGATCAACGGCACCGTGATCCAGCGAAATGTGGAACAGGGGCAAACCGTTGCCGCCAGCCTTTCCGCACCCACGCTGTTCGAAATTGCCGAAGACCTCTCGAAAATGGAAATTCTCGCAGAAGTGGACGAAAGCGATATCGGGACGATCAAAATCGGGTTGCCGGTGCGATTTGAAGTGCAGGCGTATCCGGACAAAATTTTCAACGGAAGCGTTCGGCAGGTGCGGCTGAAACCGGCGGTGGTTTCCAACGTGGTCACTTACACAGTGGTTATCGATGCGCCAAACGACGATAATTTGTTGCTTCCGGGCATGACCGCGACGGTCGATTTTGTTGTGGAACAGAAAAATGACGTGCTGCTGGTGCCCAACGCCGCGCTGCGTTTTCAACCGTCGGAAGCAGAAATGACCGCGTTTCGCGAGCGGCGCCAAAAAGAAATGGAAGCATTGCCGGACTCGGTTCGGGAACGGCGCAGCGGGCGCGGTGACGGTGGAAATCGCGGTGGTGATTTTGGTGGGCGTGGCGGAAACAGCGCCCGTGGCGGACGTTCGGGCAGCGATTTCAAACAGGTTTGGTTTATTGATGACGCCGGAAATTTAGCGATGGCGATGATGCGCGCCGGCAGCACGGACGGCAGCAACACAGAAATCGCTCGCAGCCGCAGCCTCGAAGAAGGGATGAAAGTGATCACCGGAACCAGCAGCGGCACAACAGAAACCAGCACGCGGCGGCAACAATCCGGCGGATTCGGCCCGCCGAGACGGGGATTTTAA
- a CDS encoding TolC family protein — protein sequence MKYNKKPTIQYVQKSMFLLMLLALFFGKIYAQQPQRLTLGGAIQLALSENIDLKRSENAVKSGKVNVKQAKANFLPNLNVSASVSRQYSKNIDLQSDETSGQVNNSFSAGASSGVNLFNGFSDVASLKQSRFNLETDELDFERSRQTTLFETISVFLQAVLDSELIAIQNENLDAQRKQLALIQEFYNAGNRSLADVLQQKAAISQSELQALNTVRNYEISKYQLMLVLGQSPDTAMEIVSPDIERLLPKLGENAGTAIFQPDNRPDLLAQRRQIDASSQGIRIAKAGYFPTLSLSFSTNSNYRTLSNIGDFSDQFFDLNPSFSIGLQLSVPLFDRFRTRYSVQLAKIQLSNQQLALKNLELDAQLQVRQARLNYQTALKQRDVARAQLASATEALKAVEERYNVGSSTFVELSQVRAQMLSAQNDRITADYNLLLSFMSLQFSTGDIDAAISIFDN from the coding sequence ATGAAATACAACAAAAAACCAACAATACAATATGTTCAGAAATCTATGTTTTTATTGATGTTGCTGGCGCTATTTTTTGGAAAAATTTATGCGCAACAACCGCAACGGCTGACACTCGGCGGCGCGATTCAACTGGCGCTGAGCGAAAATATCGATCTGAAACGATCGGAAAACGCGGTGAAATCCGGCAAAGTGAACGTCAAACAGGCGAAAGCCAATTTTCTGCCAAACCTGAATGTTTCCGCATCGGTGAGCCGGCAGTACAGCAAAAATATCGATTTGCAATCGGACGAAACCAGCGGGCAGGTGAACAACAGTTTCAGCGCGGGCGCATCTTCCGGCGTGAATTTGTTTAACGGATTTTCTGATGTGGCATCGCTAAAACAGTCGCGGTTCAATTTGGAAACGGACGAACTGGATTTCGAGCGAAGCCGCCAAACCACCTTGTTTGAAACGATATCTGTTTTTCTGCAAGCAGTTTTGGATAGCGAACTAATCGCCATTCAAAATGAAAATCTCGATGCACAGCGCAAACAACTGGCGCTTATCCAGGAATTTTACAACGCCGGTAATCGTTCGCTCGCCGACGTGCTGCAGCAAAAAGCCGCCATTTCGCAATCGGAATTGCAAGCGCTGAACACGGTTCGCAATTACGAAATCAGCAAATATCAATTGATGCTGGTGTTGGGACAATCGCCGGACACGGCGATGGAAATTGTCAGCCCGGATATTGAACGGCTGCTTCCCAAATTGGGCGAAAACGCGGGCACAGCTATTTTTCAACCGGATAATCGCCCGGATTTGCTGGCACAGCGGCGGCAGATCGATGCATCGTCGCAGGGCATCCGCATCGCCAAAGCGGGATATTTCCCGACGCTGTCGCTGAGTTTCAGCACCAATTCCAATTACCGGACGCTCAGCAATATCGGCGATTTTTCCGATCAGTTTTTCGATCTCAACCCCTCATTTTCAATCGGATTGCAACTTTCCGTGCCGTTGTTCGACCGATTCCGCACGCGATACAGCGTGCAGCTCGCAAAAATCCAGTTGTCCAACCAGCAGCTTGCGCTGAAAAATCTGGAGCTGGATGCGCAATTGCAGGTTCGGCAGGCGCGACTCAATTACCAAACCGCCCTCAAACAGCGCGATGTTGCCCGGGCACAACTGGCCTCTGCGACGGAAGCGCTCAAAGCGGTTGAGGAACGATATAACGTGGGTTCATCCACATTTGTGGAGCTTAGCCAGGTTCGGGCGCAAATGCTCAGCGCCCAAAACGACCGGATTACGGCGGATTATAATTTGTTGCTATCGTTTATGTCGCTGCAATTTTCTACCGGCGATATCGATGCGGCAATTTCGATATTTGACAATTAA
- a CDS encoding sigma-70 family RNA polymerase sigma factor, protein MKEKETQVLTDEQLIAQTLSGNDNAFKMLVQRHESRIAATVIGMLGNRPEAEDVGQEVFIRFYKNLKNFRGDSAVSTYLTRIAINLSLNEIRRRKLRSLFSSIDDDEKTLELADESAKKPDDNSSALVHRAIRKLDTKYRTVIVLRLLEGYSTEETAEILEIPQGTVMTRLLRAQQKLKTILSPYFAEAK, encoded by the coding sequence ATGAAGGAAAAGGAAACGCAGGTTTTGACCGACGAACAACTAATTGCGCAAACGCTGTCCGGCAACGATAACGCTTTCAAAATGCTGGTGCAACGGCACGAATCGCGGATTGCGGCAACGGTTATCGGCATGCTGGGCAATCGCCCGGAGGCGGAGGATGTCGGGCAGGAAGTGTTCATCCGGTTTTACAAAAACCTTAAAAATTTCCGGGGCGATTCCGCTGTTAGCACATATCTGACGCGCATCGCGATCAACCTTTCGTTGAATGAAATCCGGCGGCGCAAACTGCGATCGCTATTTTCATCGATCGACGATGACGAAAAAACGCTCGAATTAGCGGATGAATCCGCCAAAAAACCGGATGACAACAGCAGCGCGCTCGTTCACCGGGCGATCCGCAAGCTGGACACAAAATACCGGACAGTGATTGTGCTGCGCCTGCTGGAAGGCTACTCCACCGAAGAAACTGCGGAAATACTGGAGATTCCGCAGGGAACGGTGATGACCCGGCTGCTGCGCGCCCAGCAAAAATTGAAAACCATATTGTCACCCTATTTTGCGGAGGCAAAATGA
- a CDS encoding PP2C family protein-serine/threonine phosphatase, which translates to MKFRNQVAIYILLILVSAGILWHLYPKIHPFGNLNLPLTKSEIEAQAVNLAREQQLNIDGFYADAVLNRYTQLLRQTQMELGLEKANTALNNDLPVYFWQVRWLKDELLSNRLFSNGNDQSNKMMNGAIFKYDTKGRLLEYTLEWPDTSNLADISQSDAESILAQFISEHTPFFYSKTDTIKQQRNTNKITEKVHQERVDYDFFWKTTAPLINIPIELTATVVGDRIIRFQSNYQPAGMYQTSFVNTLDDYLFPLMLMLIVISTIIIALRRWQAYEMDFRFGIGLGIVAGLFFGIYLYFNLYRTMGINVYIPVILNSLFTGGSIVFIWAVGESIGRETWKEKFISLDLLRNGYVLHSQIGINILRGISIGILSLAAWALLVKMVSFFEAVAIIPNFNGSLMIFSSVNPLLRMIGIVSFAMIWTVTCYLLFGMSVFRRLFQSPWVVIGIVTLLITLVHRDGLEPYLPGVIIEAIVMAFTLWAFWQYDLIAGFAALVTNTFWYQAIGLFFTGNDHFAFSGMLLAGVFILIIGYALTTLFTRDRITDFDRLAPKFYKNITERQRLQKELEIAREVQMSFLPERNPQINELDIASRCIPALEIGGDYYDFVDLGQNRLGVVIGDVSGKGTQAAFYMTLTKGFLRALANMSESPAFVLSQLNRLFYQNVRRGVFISMIYGIFDLEAQELVLARAGHNPVLMRQTSDQTLQNINPRGLALGMEKGDAFERLIQEVHIPFKPNDVFVFYTDGFTEAMNQHKEEFGEHRFEAAFTKGLNGSAEDLMNGIFNDVHQFVGKTPQSDDMTIIVIKVRADGQGLTLGNLGRELLNPIAYRSSSDNIS; encoded by the coding sequence ATGAAATTTCGTAATCAAGTCGCAATATACATACTGTTGATTCTTGTAAGTGCCGGGATTTTGTGGCATCTGTATCCAAAAATTCACCCCTTTGGCAACCTTAATTTGCCACTCACCAAATCTGAAATTGAAGCGCAAGCGGTAAATCTCGCACGCGAGCAACAATTGAATATCGACGGATTTTACGCAGATGCTGTATTAAATCGATACACCCAATTGCTACGCCAAACACAGATGGAACTGGGTCTCGAAAAGGCAAACACCGCGCTTAACAACGACCTTCCGGTTTATTTTTGGCAGGTTCGATGGCTGAAGGATGAATTGCTCAGCAATCGTCTTTTTTCTAACGGCAATGACCAATCCAACAAAATGATGAACGGTGCCATTTTTAAATATGATACCAAAGGGCGATTGCTGGAATACACACTTGAATGGCCGGATACCAGCAACTTGGCCGATATTTCACAGTCCGATGCTGAATCAATTTTGGCGCAGTTTATTTCCGAACATACACCGTTTTTCTATTCCAAAACAGATACAATCAAACAACAGCGCAACACAAATAAAATCACCGAAAAAGTGCACCAGGAACGGGTAGATTACGATTTTTTCTGGAAGACAACTGCTCCGCTGATCAATATTCCCATCGAACTTACCGCAACAGTTGTCGGTGATCGTATCATCCGTTTCCAAAGCAATTACCAACCTGCAGGCATGTATCAAACCAGTTTTGTCAATACGTTGGATGATTATCTTTTCCCGCTGATGTTGATGCTGATTGTGATCAGTACAATTATCATCGCACTGCGACGCTGGCAGGCATACGAGATGGATTTCCGTTTCGGCATCGGGCTTGGTATTGTTGCCGGATTATTTTTTGGCATTTATCTGTATTTCAATTTATACCGAACAATGGGTATAAACGTTTACATTCCTGTCATCTTAAATTCTTTATTTACAGGTGGTTCGATCGTTTTTATTTGGGCTGTTGGCGAATCCATCGGGCGGGAAACCTGGAAAGAAAAATTCATCTCGCTGGATTTGTTGCGCAACGGCTATGTTCTGCATTCGCAAATTGGCATTAATATTTTGCGGGGCATTAGTATTGGCATTTTGAGCCTGGCTGCGTGGGCATTGCTGGTAAAAATGGTGTCGTTTTTCGAAGCGGTTGCTATTATCCCAAATTTCAACGGCAGCCTGATGATTTTCAGCTCGGTAAATCCACTGCTACGGATGATTGGCATCGTCAGCTTTGCGATGATCTGGACAGTAACCTGCTATTTATTATTCGGGATGAGCGTATTCCGGCGGCTTTTCCAGTCGCCGTGGGTGGTGATCGGGATTGTTACGCTGCTCATCACACTGGTGCATCGGGATGGGCTCGAGCCTTATTTGCCCGGCGTGATTATCGAAGCGATTGTGATGGCTTTTACACTATGGGCTTTTTGGCAATACGACCTTATTGCAGGATTTGCCGCGTTAGTTACCAACACATTCTGGTATCAGGCCATCGGTTTGTTTTTCACCGGAAATGATCATTTCGCGTTTTCGGGAATGCTGCTCGCGGGGGTTTTTATTCTGATTATCGGATATGCATTAACAACGCTTTTCACCCGCGATCGCATCACAGATTTTGACCGGCTGGCACCAAAATTCTACAAAAACATTACCGAACGGCAGCGCTTGCAAAAAGAATTGGAAATCGCCCGCGAAGTGCAAATGAGCTTTTTGCCGGAGCGAAATCCGCAAATCAACGAGCTGGATATTGCCTCGCGTTGTATTCCGGCGCTGGAAATCGGCGGCGATTATTACGATTTTGTGGATTTGGGGCAAAATCGCCTCGGCGTGGTAATCGGCGATGTTTCGGGAAAAGGCACGCAAGCCGCATTTTACATGACTCTCACCAAAGGATTTTTGCGTGCGTTGGCAAATATGTCCGAATCGCCGGCATTTGTGCTGTCCCAATTAAACCGGCTCTTTTACCAAAATGTCCGTCGCGGCGTGTTTATCAGCATGATTTACGGCATTTTTGATCTCGAAGCGCAGGAACTTGTACTGGCGCGTGCCGGACACAATCCGGTGCTGATGCGCCAAACCAGCGACCAAACGCTCCAAAATATCAACCCGCGCGGACTCGCTTTGGGCATGGAAAAAGGCGATGCCTTCGAACGGCTGATTCAGGAAGTGCACATTCCGTTCAAACCAAACGACGTTTTCGTATTTTATACCGACGGATTCACCGAAGCCATGAATCAACACAAAGAAGAATTTGGCGAACACCGCTTCGAAGCCGCATTCACCAAAGGGCTCAACGGTTCCGCAGAAGATTTGATGAACGGTATTTTCAACGATGTTCACCAATTTGTCGGCAAAACGCCGCAAAGCGATGATATGACGATTATCGTGATCAAAGTGCGGGCAGACGGGCAGGGACTGACCCTCGGCAATTTGGGACGCGAGCTGCTCAACCCGATTGCCTACCGCAGCTCATCTGACAATATTTCATAA
- a CDS encoding type II toxin-antitoxin system HicB family antitoxin, giving the protein MKLKLVILKITNDQYIGHCPSLPGCAIEASTEERARQLLKAAINAYVISHKQRNEKLPV; this is encoded by the coding sequence ATGAAGTTAAAACTGGTAATTCTCAAAATAACGAATGATCAATACATTGGTCATTGTCCCAGCTTACCGGGCTGCGCGATAGAGGCATCCACAGAGGAACGTGCCCGCCAGTTGCTAAAAGCTGCTATAAATGCTTATGTAATCAGCCATAAACAACGCAATGAAAAATTACCCGTTTAA
- the rpmG gene encoding 50S ribosomal protein L33, whose amino-acid sequence MAKGKGNIRETIKLKSTESSHMYSTVKNKRNTTNRLEIKKYDPIVRKHVIYRETK is encoded by the coding sequence ATGGCTAAAGGCAAAGGCAACATCCGCGAAACAATCAAGCTGAAAAGCACCGAAAGTTCGCATATGTATTCCACAGTGAAAAACAAACGGAATACAACAAACCGGCTGGAAATCAAAAAATACGATCCTATCGTCCGGAAACATGTCATTTATCGCGAAACCAAATAG
- the rpmB gene encoding 50S ribosomal protein L28: MARKCKLTGKKPLVGNNVSHANNRTKRRQYPNLQNKRIFVEELDKFVRVRLSTKALKTVTHKGLMTYLREQNLQLQDVM, encoded by the coding sequence ATGGCACGGAAATGTAAATTAACAGGCAAAAAGCCGCTGGTTGGTAACAATGTTTCGCACGCAAACAACCGGACCAAGCGTCGCCAATATCCGAACTTGCAAAACAAACGCATTTTTGTGGAAGAACTGGACAAATTTGTTCGTGTTCGCCTGTCCACCAAAGCGTTAAAAACAGTAACGCACAAAGGTCTGATGACGTATTTGCGCGAACAGAATTTGCAACTTCAGGATGTAATGTAA